In one Nicotiana sylvestris chromosome 8, ASM39365v2, whole genome shotgun sequence genomic region, the following are encoded:
- the LOC104232295 gene encoding uncharacterized protein has protein sequence MIFLRKFNSWHFLQILQLHKPPLNPIASTCLNSSTPYQSAQFSSYFLRPFSLSAQSQQKESANSEIVSKKKHKKSLGVFFQEAVGLIEKSEQSEKSEDESENEVLKCKLRNLEEEVRILLEKKKNEKANRKKEEGKNGNGVCENEGKSKNLQELFVNEEGKNVKSRKSTPLTMEARSGNGVCENEGKSKKLHELFVNEKDNKSVKSRKSTPLTMEDHNVYKELSPDMVMFVTHLYNEGYFKDSNFLPRKRFDITCFESSYARDFVKYAAEQFGRDHQEIAKWLSGSDLKNVALFGCPSVAKKTVFSAKRLRTYFRIQEDNVCRKCALKASCKFVNQSVWKGDMTNLHLAVVMRVITLYALESVPPQLVIPDEIKASVSRLLKDIVRLSQTVS, from the exons ATGATATTCCTCAGAAAATTCAATTCATGGCACTTTTTACAAATTCTTCAACTCCATAAACCTCCCTTAAACCCAATAGCCTCAACATGCTTGAACTCTTCAACCCCATATCAATCTGCACAATTTTCATCATATTTTTTGAGACCCTTTTCACTTTCAGCTCAGTCTCAACAGAAAGAATCAGCCAATTCAGAAATTGTATCCAAAAAGAAACACAAAAAATCATTGGGTGTTTTCTTTCAAGAAGCTGTCGGACTCATAGAAAAATCTGAACAATCAGAAAAAAGTGAGGATGAAAGTGAAAATGAGGTACTGAAGTGTAAATTAAGAAACTTGGAGGAAGAAGTGAGGATTTTGcttgagaagaagaaaaatgaaaaagctAATAGGAAGAAGGAGGAGGGTAAAAATGGTAATGGGGTGTGTGAAAATGAGGGAAAGAGTAAAAATTTACAAGAATTATTTGTGAATGAGGAGGGTAAGAATGTAAAATCAAGAAAGTCAACGCCATTGACTATGGAGGCTAGAAGTGGTAATGGGGTGTGTGAAAATGAGGGAAAGAGCAAAAAATTACATGAATTGTTTGTGAATGAGAAGGACAATAAGAGTGTGAAATCAAGAAAGTCAACGCCGTTGACTATGGAGGATCATAATGTGTACAAAGAGCTTTCACCTGATATGGTGATGTTTGTGACACATTTATACAATGAAGGGTACTTTAAAGATTCAAACTTTTTGCCTAGGAAGAGGTTTGACATTACTTGTTTCGAGAGTAGTTATGCCCGCGATTTTGTGAAGTATGCAGCTGAGCAGTTTGGTAGAGATCACCAAGAGATTGCTAA ATGGTTGTCTGGCAGTGACTTGAAGAACGTGGCCCTTTTTGGTTGCCCTTCTGTTGCAAAGAAGACTGTTTTTTCTGCTAAGAGGTTGCGTACATATTTCAGAATTCAAGAAGATAAT GTATGCCGCAAATGTGCCTTAAAAGCGTCATGCAAGTTTGTGAATCAGAGTGTGTGGAAAGGCGATATGACAAATTTACACTTGGCTGTTGTGATGAGGGTTATTACTTTGTATGCGTTGGAGTCGGTTCCTCCCCAGTTAGTGATACCAGATGAAATAAAGGCTTCTGTCAGTCGATTACTGAAGGACATTGTAAGACTTAGTCAAACTGTTTCTTAA